Proteins found in one Drosophila innubila isolate TH190305 chromosome X, UK_Dinn_1.0, whole genome shotgun sequence genomic segment:
- the LOC117794220 gene encoding putative odorant-binding protein A10, producing the protein MFNLRFERLLGVLLTAVLILRAVYAHPPATTTLPAAQMNSNVDAYDSKFDNVDLDEILNQERLLNNYIKCLENAGPCTPDAKMLKDILPDAMMTDCVKCTEKQKYGADKVTRHLIDNRPDDWQRLEKIYDPQGSYRIKYEESKTLNNGTKEKIQAEDLDQVQGDS; encoded by the exons ATGTTTAATCTACGATTTGAGCGCCTTCTGGGTGTACTGCTGACAGCAGTACTGATCCTTCGGGCCGTTTATGCCCAtccgccagcaacaacaacattgccgGCAGCTCAGATGAACAGTAATGTGGATGCATATGATAGCAAATTTGATAACGTTGATTTGGATGAGATATTAAACCAGGAACGTTTACTCAACAACTATATCAAGTGTCTGGAGAACGCTGGACCCTGTACACCCGATGCCAAGATGCTGAAGG aCATCTTACCCGATGCCATGATGACCGACTGTGTTAAGTGCACTGAGAAGCAAAAGTACGGCGCCGATAAGGTTACTCGCCATCTGATTGACAATCGCCCAGACGATTGGCAGCGCTTGGAAAAGATCTACGATCCGCAGGGTTCCTATCGCATCAAGTACGAGGAATCCAAGACCTTGAACAACGGAACAAAGGAAAAGATTCAAGCTGAAGATCTCGATCAGGTCCAAGGCGATTCCTAG
- the LOC117793423 gene encoding DDB1- and CUL4-associated factor 6-like, with protein MTDRGLRRSVYQCINNYPYDAASNGYAQANLQASCKNSLDFVQRMNLLSTLNVHNGCVNTVNWNASGTLIVSGSDDNHLVITEAKSGRVAAKTKTLHKRHIFSARFMPFTNDQAVISCSGEGIVMHTEFLAPYASGRSMEEALVDDTGRNTNFFDCHAFGSTYDVQPLPDSPRTFLSCGEDGTVRCIDLRISSSCTDSVCEKHIFITAPCAVTAMDVAPINHYNIAIGCSDSIVRLYDRRMLSDGTDQERVTWPLKAYPIPMEYTRRHYRPTCVKYSANESELLVSYSMEQLYLFDLLHPGYNDAELLKSGCYTPKLRRDDDPEPQMPRLRFRGDWSDTGPNSMATAEQGLNRLNVGQARPPLEPGVLSRLSDEIFRMLNSQTRQSRSLHTTSNNSSSSSGARSTGHISWQDAVIRTLDNRSEAASSRNSNQLLARVRNAVANDTEQSPPSVNLAHLTGDVAMSPEMPETAPTDVKRETESVSEGRQKYPLSKFDYVKMSYNGHRNSRTMVKGACFWGDDFIMSGSDCGHIFVWQRQTGKVVKTLLADHRVVNRVQPHPTLPYLLSSGIDYNVKLWAPIGATPTFDEAETAGLIKSNEIMLVETRDTITVPAQIMIRILASLHQYRRLMHASGGNHRRGLSIDRDGTKLCKKKLWKQMQKLLLLMMK; from the exons ATGACAGACAGAGGACTACGCCGAAGTGTATACCAGTGCATCAATAATTATCCTTACGATGCGGCCAGCAACGGTTACGCTCAGGCCAATCTGCAGGCCAGTTGCAAGA ATTCTCTGGACTTTGTGCAACGAATGAACCTGCTAAGCACCCTGAACGTGCACAACGGCTGTGTAAACACTGTGAACTGGAATGCCAGCGGAACGCTTATTGTGTCCGGCTCCGATGACAACCATCTGGTCATCACGGAGGCCAAAAGCGGTCGTGTGGCGGCTAAAACCAAAACGCTGCACAAACGTCACATATTCAGTGCACGCTTTATGCCGTTCACAAACGACCAGGCGGTCATCTCATGCTCCGGCGAGGGAATTGTAATGCACACCGAATTTCTGGCACCCTATGCATCCGGCAGGAGCATGGAGGAGGCTCTTGTTGACGATACCGGTCGGAATACCAACTTCTTTGACTGCCACGCATTTGGCAGCACCTACGATGTCCAACCTCTGCCCGACAGCCCTCGCACTTTTCTCAGCTGCGGCGAGGATGGAACCGTTCGCTGCATTGATCTACGGATCAGTAGCAGCTGTACGGATTCCGTCTGCGAAAAGCACATCTTTATTACGGCACCCTGTGCCGTGACGGCCATGGATGTGGCGCCCattaatcattataatattGCCATCGGCTGCTCGGACTCAATAGTTCGACTTTACGATCGCCGTATGCTTTCAGATGGTACTGATCAGGAGCGCGTTACTTGGCCCCTAAAAGCCTATCCCATACCCATGGAGTATACACGTCGACATTACCGTCCCACCTGCGTCAAGTATAGCGCCAACGAGTCTGAGCTGCTGGTCAGCTACTCCATGGAGCAGTTGTATCTTTTTGATCTGCTGCATCCCGGCTATAATGATGCTGAGCTCCTCAAGAGTGGCTGCTACACACCCAAGCTGCGACGAGACGACGATCCTGAGCCGCAGATGCCACGTTTGCGTTTCCGGGGCGATTGGTCCGATACGGGTCCCAATTCGATGGCAACTGCCGAGCAGGGCCTCAATCGACTCAATGTCGGCCAGGCCCGTCCGCCACTTGAGCCGGGTGTGCTGAGTCGCCTCAGTGATGAAATCTTTCGCATGCTAAACTCACAGACTCGTCAGTCGCGTTCCCTCCACACaactagcaacaacagcagcagcagcagcggcgccAGGAGCACTGGCCACATATCCTGGCAAGACGCCGTTATACGCACCCTAGATAATCGCAGCGAGGCGGCATCAAGTCGCAACAGCAACCAACTGTTAGCCCGAGTCCGCAATGCAGTCGCCAATGATACTGAACAGTCGCCGCCATCAGTTAACTTGGCTCACTTGACTGGTGATG TTGCCATGAGTCCTGAAATGCCGGAGACCGCGCCGACAGATGTGAAAAGGGAAACAGAGTCAGTCTCAGAAGGTAGACAAAAGTATCCGCTTAGTAAATTTGACTATGTAAAAATGTCGTATAACGGACATCGCAACTCGCGCACAATGGTGAAGGGTGCGTGTTTCTGGGGCGATGACTTTATCATGTCCGGCTCGGATTGTGGGCACATCTTTGTTTGGCAACGACAGACGGGAAAAGTGGTTAAAACGCTGCTGGCCGATCATCGTGTTGTAAATCGTGTGCAACCGCATCCCACACTCCCCTATCTGCTAAGCTCGGGCATCGATTATAATGTTAAACTGTGGGCACCTATTGGAGCAACGCCCACATTTGACGAGGCGGAAACTGCAGGG CTAATAAAGAGTAATGAGATAATGCTGGTGGAGACACGAGATACAATAACAGTACCTGCACAGATCATGATACGCATATTGGCCAGTTTACATCAGTATCGTCGACTTATGCACGCATCTGGAGGGAACCATCGACGGGGACTGTCAATAGACAGAGACGGAACGAAACTGTGCAAGAAGAAGCTATGGAAACAGATGcagaagttgttgttgttgatgatgaagTAG